In Serratia marcescens subsp. marcescens ATCC 13880, a single genomic region encodes these proteins:
- a CDS encoding LuxR C-terminal-related transcriptional regulator, with protein sequence MKLLVVDECCFTRVGIASYFADSGITTIKCCHSIEYATPLLSSFQPSHILVNLSNQCRYNEADAQLLAFMEASQSALLFIYLDTPYPYSEAPMRIADNAFLFNKSILPLTLRTLRENPLALADDGEERSLFSPQELTVMKYWMAEMPNYRIAKKLQISSHTVYVHKRHITEKINARNRLEFYSLYNVLRYFYPPSTPTNSTPLALLAV encoded by the coding sequence ATGAAACTACTTGTCGTGGACGAATGCTGCTTCACCCGGGTCGGTATAGCCAGCTACTTTGCTGATAGTGGGATTACGACGATCAAGTGCTGCCACAGCATTGAGTACGCTACGCCACTGTTGTCCAGCTTTCAGCCGAGCCACATTCTGGTGAACCTCAGCAACCAATGCCGCTATAACGAAGCGGACGCACAGCTGCTGGCATTTATGGAAGCCAGCCAGTCTGCCTTGCTGTTTATCTATCTCGATACGCCTTACCCTTACAGCGAAGCGCCAATGCGCATCGCCGATAATGCCTTTCTGTTCAATAAAAGCATTCTGCCGCTCACCTTACGCACGCTGCGCGAAAATCCGCTGGCGCTGGCCGATGACGGCGAAGAGCGTTCCCTGTTCAGCCCGCAGGAACTGACGGTAATGAAATATTGGATGGCGGAGATGCCCAACTACCGCATCGCGAAAAAGCTGCAGATCAGCTCGCATACGGTGTACGTGCACAAGCGTCACATCACGGAGAAGATCAACGCGCGCAACCGGCTGGAGTTCTACTCGCTGTATAACGTGCTGCGCTATTTCTACCCGCCGAGCACGCCAACAAATTCGACGCCGCTGGCGCTGCTGGCGGTATAA
- the solA gene encoding N-methyl-L-tryptophan oxidase has product MEYDLIVVGSGSVGAAAGYYATRAGLKALMIDSAIPPHRNGSHHGDTRIIRHAYGEGEKYVPLVLRAQALWNALIQQSGEELFQSCGVLNLGPQHSEFIRNAQQSAQKFRLNAQTLSAEQIAQRWPEFRAPEGYVGVFEPDAGFLRSELAVASLIKLAKEAGCSQLFNCPVSAVNPIDGGVEVVTDEGRFTARKAVVTAGTWVKALLPQLPIAPLRKVFSWHQADGRYSVNNRFPAFTVEAQDGTHYYGFPADNDGLKVGKHDGGQPMDAPEQRKPFGSYASDGTEVFSFLRQFLPGVGVCLHGEACSYDMSPDEDFIIDTLPDCDRLMVISGLSGHGFKFASALGEIAALFAQDKAPPVDLSSFGLKRFS; this is encoded by the coding sequence GTGGAATATGATTTGATTGTGGTGGGCAGCGGTTCAGTCGGCGCGGCGGCAGGGTATTACGCTACCCGGGCCGGCTTGAAAGCGCTGATGATCGACAGCGCCATTCCTCCACACCGCAACGGCAGCCATCACGGCGATACCCGCATCATTCGTCACGCTTACGGCGAAGGTGAAAAGTACGTGCCGCTGGTGCTGCGCGCACAGGCGCTGTGGAATGCGCTGATTCAACAATCCGGTGAAGAACTGTTCCAGTCGTGCGGCGTGCTCAACCTGGGGCCGCAGCACTCCGAATTCATTCGCAATGCTCAGCAGAGCGCGCAAAAGTTTCGCCTTAATGCGCAAACCCTCAGCGCCGAACAGATCGCTCAACGCTGGCCGGAATTCCGCGCGCCGGAAGGTTACGTCGGCGTATTCGAGCCGGACGCCGGCTTTCTGCGCTCCGAACTGGCGGTTGCCAGCCTGATCAAACTGGCGAAAGAGGCCGGCTGCAGCCAGCTGTTCAACTGCCCGGTCAGCGCGGTGAACCCCATTGATGGCGGCGTTGAGGTCGTCACCGACGAAGGGCGTTTCACGGCGCGAAAAGCGGTGGTCACCGCAGGCACCTGGGTGAAGGCGCTGTTGCCGCAGCTGCCGATCGCGCCATTGCGCAAGGTATTCTCCTGGCATCAGGCGGACGGCCGCTACAGCGTGAACAATCGCTTCCCGGCCTTTACCGTCGAAGCGCAGGACGGCACGCACTATTACGGCTTCCCGGCGGATAACGATGGCCTGAAAGTGGGCAAACACGACGGCGGCCAGCCGATGGATGCCCCCGAGCAGCGCAAGCCCTTCGGCAGCTACGCCAGCGACGGCACGGAAGTTTTCTCCTTCCTGCGGCAATTTTTGCCGGGTGTAGGCGTATGTTTACACGGCGAAGCCTGCAGTTATGATATGAGCCCTGACGAAGACTTTATTATCGATACGCTGCCGGATTGCGATCGTCTGATGGTCATCAGCGGATTGAGCGGCCACGGCTTCAAGTTCGCCAGCGCTCTGGGCGAGATCGCCGCGCTGTTCGCGCAGGACAAAGCGCCGCCGGTTGACCTCTCCAGCTTTGGTCTGAAGCGATTTAGCTGA
- the bssS gene encoding biofilm formation regulator BssS, which translates to MDRNDEVIQTHPLVGWDISTVDVYDAMMIRLHYLSSLDQTPEEAQVDRTLWLTTDVARQLINILEAGIAKIEATDYQDLDRRKH; encoded by the coding sequence ATGGACAGAAATGATGAAGTAATTCAGACGCACCCGCTTGTCGGTTGGGATATCAGTACTGTCGACGTTTACGACGCCATGATGATACGCCTTCATTACCTGTCTTCACTAGACCAAACGCCCGAAGAAGCCCAAGTAGACCGAACGCTTTGGCTGACTACAGATGTCGCCCGTCAATTAATCAATATCTTAGAGGCCGGCATCGCCAAGATTGAAGCTACGGATTACCAGGATCTTGATCGCAGAAAACATTGA
- the dinI gene encoding DNA damage-inducible protein I has protein sequence MRVEVTIDKTRPLPAGAIEALTGELGKRVNRQFPDAVVHVRYAGANGLSVLGGAKTDRDLIEEILQETWESADEWFSAE, from the coding sequence ATGCGTGTTGAAGTCACTATAGATAAAACCCGGCCGCTGCCGGCGGGCGCCATTGAGGCGCTGACCGGTGAACTGGGCAAGCGGGTCAACCGCCAGTTTCCAGACGCCGTCGTGCACGTACGTTATGCCGGCGCCAACGGGCTCTCCGTGCTGGGGGGCGCCAAAACCGACCGGGATCTGATCGAGGAAATCCTTCAGGAAACCTGGGAAAGCGCAGACGAATGGTTTAGCGCAGAATAA
- the pyrC gene encoding dihydroorotase: MTAQPQVLKIRRPDDWHIHLRDDEMLKTVVPYTSQVFGRAIVMPNLVPPVTTVAAARAYRDRILAAVPQGHNFTPLMTCYLTNSLAASELVNGFEQGVFTAAKLYPANATTNSSHGVSDVTGIYPLFEQMQKIGMPLLIHGEVTDPSVDIFDREARFIEQVMEPIRQQFPELKIVFEHITTKEAAQYVQAGNRFLGATITPQHLMFNRNHMLVGGIRPHLFCLPILKRNVHQEALRQAVASGSDRFFLGTDSAPHLKHRKESSCGCAGCFNAPNAIPAYAAVFEQLGALEHFEAFCSLNGPRFYGLPLNEDFIELQRVPTTQPEEITLGNESVIPFLAGETLNWSLKD; this comes from the coding sequence ATGACCGCACAACCTCAAGTTCTGAAAATCCGCCGCCCAGACGACTGGCATATCCACCTGCGTGACGATGAAATGCTGAAAACGGTGGTGCCCTATACCAGCCAGGTATTTGGCCGGGCGATCGTGATGCCGAACCTGGTTCCGCCCGTAACGACCGTGGCCGCCGCGCGCGCCTACCGCGATCGCATTCTGGCGGCGGTTCCGCAGGGTCACAATTTCACTCCGCTGATGACCTGCTACCTGACCAACTCCCTGGCGGCCAGTGAACTGGTCAACGGCTTCGAACAAGGGGTGTTTACTGCCGCCAAGCTGTATCCGGCCAACGCCACCACCAACTCCAGCCACGGCGTCAGCGACGTGACCGGTATTTACCCGCTGTTCGAGCAGATGCAAAAAATCGGCATGCCATTGCTGATCCACGGCGAAGTGACCGATCCTTCCGTCGATATCTTCGACCGCGAGGCGCGTTTTATCGAGCAGGTGATGGAACCGATTCGCCAACAGTTCCCTGAGCTGAAGATCGTCTTCGAGCACATCACCACCAAAGAAGCGGCGCAATACGTGCAGGCAGGCAATCGTTTCCTCGGCGCCACCATCACGCCACAGCACCTGATGTTCAACCGCAACCACATGCTGGTCGGCGGCATTCGCCCGCACCTGTTCTGCCTGCCGATCCTCAAGCGCAATGTCCACCAGGAAGCGCTGCGTCAGGCGGTCGCCAGCGGCTCGGATCGCTTCTTCCTTGGCACCGACTCCGCGCCGCACCTCAAGCATCGCAAAGAGTCCAGCTGCGGTTGCGCCGGCTGTTTCAACGCGCCGAATGCCATCCCGGCTTACGCAGCGGTCTTCGAACAGCTAGGCGCACTGGAGCACTTCGAAGCCTTCTGCTCGCTCAACGGCCCGCGCTTCTATGGCCTGCCGCTCAACGAAGACTTCATCGAACTGCAGCGCGTGCCAACCACCCAGCCGGAAGAGATTACCCTCGGCAATGAATCCGTGATCCCCTTCCTGGCGGGTGAAACCCTGAACTGGTCGCTGAAAGACTGA
- a CDS encoding putative quinol monooxygenase produces the protein MEVRVIATLQAKAGFEAAVSEAVHDIIEPSRQELGNLQYDLHRDLEKPGVFVFFERWASSEALDKHNETAHFQQFVSRLDGKLDVLDIKKLKKIA, from the coding sequence ATGGAAGTACGCGTTATCGCCACCCTGCAAGCGAAAGCGGGATTTGAAGCCGCCGTCAGCGAAGCGGTGCACGACATTATCGAGCCGAGCCGCCAGGAGTTGGGCAACCTGCAATATGACTTGCATCGCGATCTGGAAAAACCGGGCGTTTTCGTGTTCTTTGAGCGTTGGGCCAGCAGCGAAGCGCTGGATAAGCATAATGAGACGGCGCATTTTCAGCAGTTCGTCAGCCGGCTTGACGGCAAGTTGGATGTTCTGGACATCAAAAAACTGAAGAAGATCGCCTGA
- the rne gene encoding ribonuclease E, with protein MKRMLINATQQEELRVALVDGQRLYDLDIESPGHEQKKANIYKGKITRIEPSLEAAFVDYGAERHGFLPLKEIAREYFPSNYSSHGRPNIKDVLREGQEVIVQVDKEERGNKGAALTTFISLAGSYLVLMPNNPRAGGISRRIEGDDRTELKEALSSLQLPDGMGLIVRTAGVGKSADALQWDLSFRLKHWEAIKKAAEGRSAPFLIHQESNVIVRAFRDYLRPDIGEILIDNPKILDLAKEHIAALGRPDFSSKIKLYSGEIPLFSHYQIESQIESAFQREVRLPSGGSIVIDSTEALTAIDINSARATRGGDIEETAFNTNLEAADEIARQLRLRDLGGLIVIDFIDMTPVRHQREVENRLRDAVRQDRARIQIGRISRFGLLEMSRQRLSPSLGESSHHVCPRCNGTGTIRDNESLALSILRLIEEEALKENTKEVHAIVPVQVASYLLNEKRESVSAIEKRQGGVKAVIVPNDEMQTPHYSVLRVRKGEETSTLSYLLPKLHEEDMERPLEDAPMERKRPEQPALASFSLSADAPPPAEEPVAVAKPAAAAAKAKAAAPAAAKPGFLGRLFGGLKNLFAGEEQPAVEEAKPAEAPKAESNGENRRQDRRGQRRQGTGRKERGERSDRGDRPERGERKERGEGRDNRERDNREPRENREGRESRESRDEQRRNRRNQQQNAPVAEETASEEGAKAPREDQQQRREQRAERQRRRQEEKRQAQQEVKALENVEAVESTDEEQEERQQQNMQRRQRRTLTQKVRILSAEEELQRAAEELLAPKAPVAKAEDAQPTTDDSVKLLPETVAAQPEDDAQGESRGNGEGMPRRSRRSPRHLRVSGQRRRRYRDERYPLQSPMPLAGAFASPEMASGKVWVSYPVAQVEEAEVQTEAVEQAVAPVVAAAVEQHNVAVEETQVAASVNPPAPEAAVETAAVTVTEEAAAVAPVVAIPAEEIPAPVETAPATVAVEQPKAEETAPAVEAEPVAETVAVEPVVEPALAEDEPVVETAPVVEATPAEETPMVEAAPAAAAVEAAPVEQAPAPVVAQQPAPVKAVQDALYKHIATAPMTKAPAPAYVPEERKHSNWQRPSFNFEGKGSAGGHSAVSQATAPATKPQPVNE; from the coding sequence ATGAAAAGAATGTTGATTAACGCAACTCAGCAGGAAGAGTTGCGTGTTGCCCTCGTAGATGGACAGCGGCTGTATGATTTGGATATTGAAAGTCCGGGTCATGAGCAGAAAAAAGCGAATATTTACAAAGGCAAAATCACCCGCATTGAACCAAGTCTTGAAGCAGCGTTCGTGGACTACGGCGCAGAACGACATGGTTTCCTCCCCCTTAAAGAAATCGCCCGCGAATACTTCCCTAGCAATTACTCTTCCCATGGTCGCCCGAACATCAAAGATGTGCTGCGCGAAGGCCAGGAAGTCATCGTTCAGGTAGACAAAGAAGAACGTGGCAACAAAGGCGCCGCCTTGACCACCTTCATCAGTCTGGCGGGCAGTTATCTGGTGCTGATGCCGAACAACCCGCGCGCCGGCGGTATTTCTCGCCGCATCGAGGGCGACGATCGCACCGAGCTGAAAGAAGCGCTCTCTTCGCTGCAACTGCCGGACGGCATGGGCCTGATCGTTCGCACCGCGGGCGTAGGCAAATCCGCCGACGCGCTGCAGTGGGATCTCTCCTTCCGCCTGAAGCACTGGGAAGCGATTAAAAAAGCCGCCGAAGGCCGCTCTGCGCCGTTCCTGATCCACCAGGAAAGCAACGTTATCGTGCGCGCCTTCCGCGATTACCTGCGCCCGGACATCGGCGAAATCCTGATCGACAACCCGAAAATTCTCGATCTGGCCAAAGAGCACATCGCTGCGCTGGGCCGCCCGGATTTCAGCAGCAAAATCAAACTGTACAGCGGTGAAATTCCTCTGTTCAGCCACTATCAGATCGAATCGCAGATCGAATCCGCCTTCCAGCGCGAAGTGCGCCTGCCGTCCGGCGGCTCGATCGTCATCGACAGCACCGAAGCGCTGACCGCCATCGACATCAACTCCGCGCGTGCAACCCGCGGCGGCGACATCGAAGAGACGGCGTTCAACACCAACCTGGAAGCGGCGGACGAGATCGCTCGCCAGCTGCGCCTGCGCGACCTCGGCGGCCTGATCGTCATCGACTTCATCGACATGACGCCGGTTCGCCACCAGCGCGAAGTGGAAAACCGCCTGCGTGACGCCGTGCGCCAAGACCGCGCGCGCATCCAAATCGGCCGCATCTCCCGCTTCGGCCTGCTGGAAATGTCGCGTCAGCGCCTCAGCCCGTCGCTGGGCGAGTCCAGCCATCACGTGTGCCCACGCTGTAACGGCACCGGCACCATTCGCGACAACGAATCGCTGGCGCTGTCCATTCTGCGCCTGATCGAAGAAGAAGCGCTGAAGGAAAACACCAAAGAAGTTCACGCTATCGTGCCGGTTCAGGTCGCTTCGTACCTGTTGAACGAAAAGCGCGAATCCGTCAGCGCGATCGAAAAACGTCAGGGTGGCGTGAAAGCCGTCATCGTGCCGAACGATGAAATGCAAACCCCGCATTACTCGGTGCTGCGCGTGCGCAAGGGCGAGGAAACCTCTACCCTCAGCTACCTGCTGCCGAAGCTGCACGAAGAAGACATGGAACGCCCGCTGGAAGATGCGCCGATGGAGCGCAAGCGTCCGGAGCAACCGGCCCTGGCTTCCTTCTCGCTGTCCGCCGATGCGCCGCCGCCGGCTGAAGAACCCGTCGCCGTGGCCAAGCCTGCCGCTGCAGCCGCCAAGGCGAAAGCCGCAGCGCCGGCCGCCGCCAAGCCGGGCTTCCTGGGCCGCCTGTTCGGTGGTCTGAAGAACTTGTTCGCCGGTGAAGAGCAACCTGCCGTCGAAGAAGCCAAACCAGCCGAAGCGCCGAAGGCGGAAAGCAACGGTGAAAACCGTCGTCAGGATCGTCGCGGTCAGCGCCGTCAAGGCACCGGCCGTAAAGAGCGCGGTGAGCGTAGCGACCGTGGCGATCGTCCGGAACGCGGCGAGCGTAAAGAGCGCGGTGAAGGCCGTGACAATCGCGAGCGTGACAACCGTGAACCGCGTGAGAACCGTGAAGGCCGTGAATCGCGTGAGTCCCGCGATGAGCAACGCCGTAACCGCCGCAACCAGCAGCAGAACGCGCCGGTAGCGGAGGAAACCGCTTCAGAAGAAGGCGCTAAAGCGCCGCGCGAAGATCAGCAGCAACGCCGTGAGCAGCGCGCTGAACGCCAGCGTCGCCGTCAGGAAGAGAAACGTCAGGCTCAGCAGGAAGTGAAAGCGCTGGAAAACGTTGAAGCGGTCGAGAGCACCGACGAAGAGCAGGAAGAACGCCAGCAGCAGAACATGCAGCGCCGTCAGCGCCGCACGCTGACGCAGAAAGTGCGTATCCTGTCTGCCGAAGAAGAGCTGCAGCGCGCAGCGGAAGAGCTGTTGGCGCCGAAAGCGCCGGTAGCGAAAGCCGAAGACGCGCAGCCGACCACCGACGACAGCGTCAAGCTGCTGCCGGAAACCGTTGCCGCACAGCCGGAAGACGATGCCCAGGGCGAAAGCCGCGGCAACGGCGAAGGCATGCCGCGCCGTTCCCGCCGTTCACCGCGCCACCTGCGCGTCAGCGGCCAGCGCCGCCGCCGTTACCGCGATGAACGTTACCCGCTGCAATCTCCAATGCCGCTGGCGGGCGCATTCGCTTCGCCGGAAATGGCATCGGGCAAAGTCTGGGTAAGCTACCCGGTCGCTCAGGTTGAAGAAGCCGAAGTGCAGACCGAAGCCGTAGAACAGGCTGTGGCACCGGTTGTCGCTGCCGCGGTTGAACAGCACAACGTTGCCGTGGAAGAAACCCAGGTGGCGGCCAGCGTCAACCCGCCTGCGCCAGAAGCCGCCGTTGAAACTGCTGCCGTTACCGTAACGGAAGAAGCTGCAGCCGTAGCGCCTGTCGTGGCTATCCCGGCCGAGGAAATCCCGGCGCCGGTGGAAACCGCCCCGGCAACTGTTGCAGTTGAACAGCCGAAAGCGGAAGAGACTGCCCCTGCAGTGGAAGCCGAGCCGGTAGCTGAAACCGTAGCTGTAGAGCCAGTGGTTGAACCTGCGCTAGCGGAAGACGAGCCTGTGGTCGAAACTGCACCGGTGGTAGAAGCCACGCCAGCGGAAGAAACGCCAATGGTAGAAGCCGCACCTGCGGCGGCAGCCGTGGAAGCCGCTCCGGTGGAACAAGCCCCTGCGCCAGTGGTTGCTCAGCAGCCGGCGCCGGTGAAAGCCGTGCAGGACGCGCTGTACAAACACATCGCCACTGCGCCGATGACCAAAGCGCCTGCGCCGGCCTACGTGCCGGAAGAACGCAAGCACAGCAACTGGCAGCGCCCTTCCTTCAACTTTGAAGGCAAAGGCTCCGCAGGCGGCCATTCGGCGGTGAGCCAGGCGACCGCGCCGGCCACCAAACCACAGCCGGTTAACGAATAA